The following are from one region of the Vibrio hyugaensis genome:
- the hisG gene encoding ATP phosphoribosyltransferase translates to MQTQRLRIAIQKKGRLSKESQALLKKCGVKFNVMGERLVVHSENMPIDLLLVRDDDIPGLIMDGVVDLGFIGENELEEVRLDRKALGEPYDFVQLRRLDFGGCRLSIAIDKDEEYNGPQDLAGKRIATTYPQLLKAYMDDAGVPFSTCMLTGSVEVAPRAGLADAIADLVSTGATLEANGLKEAEVIFKSKATLIQRKGEFDADKVALIDKLLTRMQGVQQAKESKYIMLHAPAEKLEQIKSLLPGAEDPTVLPLSADKQKVAVHLVSTENLFWETMEQLKELGASSILVLPIEKMME, encoded by the coding sequence ATGCAAACACAACGCTTAAGAATCGCAATTCAGAAAAAAGGCCGCTTAAGTAAAGAGAGCCAAGCTCTATTGAAAAAGTGTGGTGTGAAATTCAATGTAATGGGTGAGCGTCTGGTCGTTCATTCTGAAAATATGCCAATTGATTTGTTATTAGTTCGTGATGATGACATCCCAGGTTTAATTATGGATGGTGTTGTTGACCTAGGTTTTATTGGTGAGAATGAATTAGAAGAAGTTCGTTTAGACCGTAAAGCTTTGGGCGAACCTTATGATTTTGTTCAGCTTCGTCGTCTTGATTTTGGCGGGTGCCGTTTGTCTATCGCAATCGACAAAGACGAAGAATATAACGGTCCTCAAGATCTAGCAGGCAAACGCATCGCAACGACTTACCCTCAACTGCTTAAAGCTTACATGGATGACGCGGGTGTACCGTTCTCAACTTGTATGCTGACAGGCTCTGTAGAAGTTGCGCCTCGAGCTGGTCTAGCAGATGCTATCGCTGACTTGGTTTCTACTGGCGCTACGCTAGAAGCCAATGGTCTAAAAGAAGCCGAAGTTATCTTTAAGTCGAAGGCAACGTTAATTCAACGCAAAGGTGAGTTTGACGCCGATAAAGTTGCGCTTATCGATAAGCTATTGACTCGTATGCAAGGCGTGCAGCAAGCAAAAGAATCAAAATACATCATGCTACATGCGCCTGCTGAGAAGCTTGAGCAAATTAAGTCTCTATTACCGGGTGCAGAAGACCCAACGGTATTGCCTCTATCTGCTGACAAGCAAAAAGTTGCGGTTCATTTGGTAAGTACTGAAAACTTGTTCTGGGAAACCATGGAACAGCTAAAGGAACTGGGTGCGAGCTCAATTCTAGTACTACCAATTGAAAAAATGATGGAGTAA
- a CDS encoding DUF2878 domain-containing protein, whose product MRLFIASTWFQLCWFAAVLGTYQWQWLTLVLTLLTLVYCWRVEPFALKSVAIVVFMGLVLDTLNKQLSVLLFPTVWLPMWLVCLWVLFSWYAYQLKSILYRFPKNYVSVVGGIGGTASYFAGYKLQAVEFGFNTSITLAILFVEWCLVMLLILRVYGNEKLEEKLETEPD is encoded by the coding sequence ATGAGACTGTTTATTGCATCAACATGGTTCCAACTCTGCTGGTTCGCCGCCGTGCTTGGAACCTATCAGTGGCAATGGCTGACGTTAGTGCTTACGTTACTAACGTTGGTGTATTGTTGGAGAGTCGAGCCCTTCGCTCTCAAAAGTGTTGCCATAGTCGTGTTCATGGGCTTGGTACTTGACACTCTCAACAAGCAATTGTCTGTCCTCCTATTCCCAACTGTCTGGTTGCCCATGTGGCTTGTCTGCTTGTGGGTTTTATTTTCTTGGTATGCCTACCAACTCAAGTCAATTTTGTACCGTTTCCCAAAAAACTACGTATCAGTAGTAGGCGGCATCGGAGGAACAGCGAGCTACTTTGCTGGTTACAAGCTCCAAGCCGTTGAATTTGGATTCAACACAAGCATTACCCTCGCAATTTTGTTTGTCGAATGGTGTTTAGTAATGCTTTTGATACTCAGGGTATACGGAAATGAAAAGCTTGAAGAGAAATTGGAAACAGAACCTGACTAA
- a CDS encoding inosine/guanosine kinase — protein sequence MKFPGQRKSKHYFPVHARDPLVSQAQESKKMTRTHIIGIDQTLVDIEAKVTTDVIEKYGLSKGHSLVIDDATAEALYQQLKEECLITNEYAGGTIGNTLHNYSVLADDRSTLLGVMSQDIKIGSYGYRYLCNTSSRMDLNYLQGVEGAIGRCFALITEDGERTFAISEGQMNQLHPDNIPEKIFKSASALVLTAYLVRCKEGDPMPEATMRAIEYAKKHDVPVVLTLGTKFVIQDDPTFWQEFIRDNVSVVAMNEDEAEALTGESDPLAASDKTLDWADLVLCTAGPVGLFMAGYTEDSAKRETSLPLLPGSIAEFNRFEFSRPAKKDTCENAIKVYSHISPYMGGPEKIKNTNGAGDAALSAVLHDMAANKYHKENVPNSSKHSNEYLTYSSFSQVCKYANRASYEVLVQHSPRLSRGLPEREDSLEEAYWER from the coding sequence ATGAAATTTCCTGGACAACGCAAATCGAAGCACTATTTTCCTGTTCATGCTCGTGACCCATTGGTGAGCCAAGCACAAGAAAGCAAAAAGATGACGCGCACTCACATCATTGGTATTGATCAGACTCTGGTTGATATTGAGGCGAAAGTTACAACGGATGTGATTGAAAAGTACGGTTTGAGTAAAGGACACTCGTTGGTAATTGATGACGCAACAGCAGAAGCGCTTTATCAACAATTAAAAGAAGAATGCCTAATTACCAATGAGTATGCAGGTGGCACGATTGGTAATACGCTACACAATTATTCTGTGTTGGCAGATGACCGCTCAACGCTTCTGGGTGTAATGAGCCAAGATATCAAAATCGGCAGCTACGGTTACCGTTATTTATGTAACACATCAAGCCGCATGGATCTGAACTACCTACAAGGTGTTGAGGGTGCAATTGGTCGTTGTTTTGCTCTTATTACTGAAGACGGTGAACGTACTTTCGCTATCAGCGAAGGTCAAATGAACCAACTTCACCCAGACAATATCCCTGAAAAGATTTTCAAGAGCGCGTCGGCTTTAGTACTGACTGCATACCTCGTTCGTTGTAAAGAAGGTGACCCAATGCCTGAAGCAACGATGCGTGCGATTGAATACGCGAAGAAACACGATGTACCTGTTGTATTAACGCTAGGTACCAAATTCGTTATTCAAGATGACCCTACATTCTGGCAAGAGTTTATTCGCGATAACGTTTCTGTTGTTGCAATGAATGAAGATGAAGCGGAAGCATTAACGGGCGAATCTGATCCTCTAGCAGCATCGGATAAAACGTTAGATTGGGCTGATCTAGTGCTTTGTACTGCTGGTCCTGTTGGCCTATTTATGGCGGGTTACACTGAAGATAGCGCGAAACGTGAAACTTCTTTGCCATTACTTCCAGGTTCTATTGCTGAATTTAACCGTTTCGAATTTAGTCGCCCAGCGAAGAAAGATACGTGCGAGAATGCAATTAAAGTATATTCACATATCTCTCCATACATGGGTGGCCCAGAAAAAATTAAGAACACCAATGGCGCAGGTGATGCGGCATTGTCTGCGGTTCTTCACGATATGGCGGCAAATAAATACCACAAAGAAAATGTGCCTAACTCAAGCAAGCACAGCAATGAGTATTTAACTTACTCTTCATTCTCTCAAGTTTGTAAATACGCAAACCGTGCAAGTTATGAAGTGTTAGTTCAACACTCTCCACGTCTTTCTCGCGGCCTGCCGGAGCGTGAAGATAGTTTGGAAGAAGCATACTGGGAACGTTAA
- the purB gene encoding adenylosuccinate lyase: MELSALTAVSPVDGRYGSKTIALREIFSEYGLLKYRTIVEIRWLQKLAATAEIAEVPAFSAEANQFLDDLAANFSEEDARRIKEIERTTNHDVKAVEYFLKEKVADVPELHAVNEFFHFACTSEDINNTSHALMLKEARETVILPEIRNLIDAIKALAVEYRDIPLLSRTHGQPASPSTMGKEMANVAYRMERQFKQIENVEILAKINGAVGNYNAHLSAYPELDWHQFSEEFITESLGVTWNPYTTQIEPHDYIAELFDAVARFNTILIDFDRDVWGYIALGHFKQKTIAGEIGSSTMPHKVNPIDFENSEGNLGLANAVFGHLAQKLPISRWQRDLTDSTVLRNLGVGVGYAIIAYTSTLKGISKLEVNREALLAELDKNWEVLAEPVQTVMRRYGIEKPYEKLKELTRGKRVDGEAMRNFIDGLELPEHEKARLKEMTPANYIGQAIELTDKL, from the coding sequence ATGGAACTGTCAGCATTGACTGCTGTTTCACCAGTAGACGGTCGTTACGGAAGCAAGACAATTGCGTTACGCGAAATTTTCAGTGAGTACGGTCTACTTAAGTACCGTACTATCGTTGAAATCCGCTGGCTACAAAAGCTTGCTGCTACTGCTGAAATTGCAGAAGTGCCAGCGTTTAGCGCAGAAGCAAACCAATTCCTAGACGACCTTGCTGCAAACTTCTCTGAAGAAGATGCACGCCGTATCAAAGAGATCGAGCGTACAACTAACCACGACGTTAAAGCGGTTGAGTACTTCCTCAAAGAGAAAGTAGCAGACGTTCCTGAACTGCACGCAGTAAACGAGTTCTTCCACTTTGCATGTACTTCTGAAGACATCAACAACACATCACACGCTCTAATGCTTAAAGAAGCGCGTGAAACTGTGATTCTTCCAGAAATTCGCAACCTAATCGACGCAATCAAAGCGCTTGCTGTTGAATACCGCGACATCCCACTTCTGTCTCGTACACACGGCCAGCCAGCTTCTCCATCTACAATGGGTAAAGAAATGGCAAACGTGGCGTACCGTATGGAGCGTCAATTCAAGCAAATCGAAAATGTCGAAATTCTTGCGAAAATCAACGGCGCGGTAGGTAACTACAACGCACACCTTTCAGCTTACCCAGAGCTAGATTGGCACCAGTTCTCTGAAGAGTTCATCACTGAATCTCTAGGCGTAACTTGGAACCCTTACACAACTCAGATCGAGCCTCACGATTACATCGCAGAACTATTCGATGCGGTTGCACGCTTCAACACAATCCTGATTGATTTCGATCGTGACGTTTGGGGTTACATTGCACTAGGCCACTTCAAGCAAAAAACCATTGCTGGTGAGATCGGTTCTTCAACAATGCCTCACAAAGTTAACCCAATCGACTTTGAAAACTCTGAAGGTAACCTAGGCCTTGCGAACGCAGTATTCGGTCACCTAGCACAGAAACTGCCTATCTCTCGTTGGCAACGTGACCTTACTGACTCTACGGTTCTACGTAACCTTGGCGTTGGTGTTGGCTACGCAATCATCGCTTACACTTCAACGCTAAAAGGCATCAGCAAGCTAGAAGTAAACCGTGAAGCGCTTCTTGCTGAACTCGACAAGAACTGGGAGGTACTAGCAGAGCCAGTGCAAACAGTAATGCGTCGTTACGGCATCGAGAAGCCATACGAGAAGCTAAAAGAGCTGACTCGTGGTAAACGTGTAGACGGCGAAGCAATGCGTAACTTCATTGACGGTCTTGAGCTTCCTGAGCACGAGAAAGCACGCCTGAAAGAGATGACACCAGCTAACTATATCGGTCAAGCAATCGAGCTGACAGACAAGCTGTAA
- a CDS encoding DUF3833 domain-containing protein, whose amino-acid sequence MKVLKRILKTSIVAAATLLGACSADIDNYQPATPAFDLFGYFEGDVKAWGMVQDYTDKQTRRFEVDIVGTVKGNELTLVEDFVFDDGELDQRIWVITRLEDGTYQGKADDIIGVATGKETGNALQWQYDFELKMDDSTITVSFDDWLYRQDEMHVFNLTKIKKFGVEVGTITLFFQRQ is encoded by the coding sequence GTGAAAGTACTAAAGCGTATCTTAAAAACTTCGATTGTCGCAGCGGCAACACTGCTTGGCGCATGTTCTGCTGATATCGACAATTACCAACCCGCTACTCCAGCCTTCGATTTGTTCGGCTATTTCGAAGGTGATGTCAAAGCATGGGGGATGGTGCAGGATTACACCGATAAGCAAACGCGTCGCTTCGAGGTCGATATCGTCGGTACAGTGAAAGGCAATGAGCTAACACTGGTGGAAGATTTTGTCTTTGATGATGGCGAGCTTGACCAGCGTATATGGGTCATTACCAGACTCGAAGATGGTACTTATCAAGGGAAAGCGGACGACATTATTGGTGTAGCGACCGGTAAAGAGACGGGTAATGCGCTGCAATGGCAATATGACTTCGAGTTGAAAATGGATGATTCAACTATCACGGTGTCGTTTGATGATTGGCTTTACCGCCAGGATGAAATGCACGTGTTTAATCTCACCAAGATTAAGAAATTTGGCGTTGAAGTAGGGACGATTACTCTTTTCTTCCAGAGGCAATAG
- the hisD gene encoding histidinol dehydrogenase has protein sequence MRTVVWQSLSETQQDSILERPAIAEGANITAAVSEVIAKVRKDGDAALLELTEKFDRVKPESIRVSAQEIDEASARLSEKMKNALEQAYENISKFHKAQKPQPIKVETQPGVLCEQVTRPIQKVGLYIPGGSAPLPSTVLMLGVPAKIAGCRKVVLCSPPPIADEILYVAKLCGIDEVYNVGGGQAVAAMAYGTETVSKVDKIFGPGNAYVTEAKRQVSNDFRGAAIDMPAGPSEVLVIADETADADFIAADLLSQAEHGPDSQVVLVTPSPVIADQVTDAVQRQLKELSRAEIAEQALASSLIIIAESLTQSISISNYYGPEHLIVQTKNPRELLPLLDNAGSIFLGDWSPESAGDYASGTNHVLPTYGYTRTYSSLGLADFSKRMTVQELSADGLKNLAPTVVTMAEAEGLDAHKRAVTIRTEKLTRTEKLAAK, from the coding sequence ATGAGAACAGTCGTATGGCAATCGTTAAGTGAAACCCAGCAAGATTCGATTCTAGAGCGCCCTGCAATTGCGGAAGGTGCCAACATCACTGCAGCGGTTTCTGAAGTAATCGCGAAGGTTCGTAAAGATGGTGATGCTGCATTATTAGAGCTGACTGAGAAGTTTGACCGTGTGAAACCGGAGTCTATTCGTGTATCGGCTCAAGAAATTGATGAAGCTTCAGCGCGTCTTTCTGAAAAAATGAAGAATGCGCTTGAGCAAGCTTATGAGAATATCTCGAAGTTTCATAAAGCACAAAAGCCACAACCAATTAAAGTAGAAACTCAGCCGGGTGTCCTTTGTGAGCAGGTAACGCGCCCAATTCAAAAAGTGGGTTTGTACATTCCTGGCGGTAGTGCGCCATTGCCTTCGACTGTTCTAATGCTCGGCGTTCCTGCAAAAATTGCAGGTTGTCGTAAAGTGGTGCTTTGCTCTCCACCGCCAATCGCTGACGAGATTCTGTACGTAGCCAAACTGTGCGGCATTGATGAAGTGTACAACGTTGGTGGTGGTCAAGCCGTCGCTGCAATGGCTTACGGAACAGAAACCGTATCTAAAGTTGATAAGATCTTTGGTCCAGGTAACGCTTACGTGACAGAAGCAAAACGTCAGGTGAGTAATGATTTCCGCGGTGCTGCGATTGATATGCCAGCAGGTCCATCTGAAGTGCTTGTGATTGCTGATGAAACCGCAGATGCAGACTTTATCGCTGCGGATCTTTTGAGCCAAGCAGAGCACGGTCCTGATTCTCAAGTGGTACTTGTGACTCCTTCTCCTGTTATTGCGGATCAAGTGACGGATGCGGTTCAACGTCAGCTTAAAGAGTTATCTCGTGCGGAGATCGCGGAACAAGCATTGGCGTCAAGCTTGATCATCATTGCTGAGTCTCTCACTCAATCGATTTCGATTTCAAATTACTACGGTCCTGAGCACTTGATTGTTCAGACGAAGAATCCTCGCGAGCTTCTACCTCTACTCGACAACGCAGGTTCCATCTTCCTAGGTGATTGGTCGCCTGAATCAGCAGGTGATTACGCATCGGGCACGAACCACGTTCTTCCTACTTACGGCTACACACGCACGTATTCAAGCTTAGGCTTAGCGGACTTCTCGAAACGCATGACGGTTCAAGAACTGTCTGCTGATGGTCTAAAGAACCTTGCGCCAACAGTGGTAACGATGGCGGAAGCAGAAGGTCTGGATGCGCACAAACGTGCAGTGACAATCCGTACTGAGAAACTAACCCGCACAGAAAAACTGGCAGCTAAGTAA
- the hflD gene encoding high frequency lysogenization protein HflD, whose protein sequence is MANTLYDRTIAFAGICQAVALVQQAAKNGHCDQDAFETSINAIINTNPANTIGVFGRESDLKLGLECLVKGIDSTPSGSEVTRYIISLMALERKLTGRNDAMSQLGDRIQMAQRQTEHFELLDDQMISNLASIYLDVVSPIGPRIQVTGTPSVLQQTSNQHKVRALLLSGIRSAVLWRQVGGKRRHLIFGRKKMVEQAQILLARM, encoded by the coding sequence GTGGCGAATACACTTTATGACCGTACTATCGCTTTCGCAGGCATTTGCCAAGCTGTTGCATTGGTTCAACAGGCAGCGAAAAACGGACATTGTGATCAAGATGCCTTTGAAACGTCAATTAACGCCATTATCAATACAAACCCAGCGAACACTATTGGTGTCTTTGGTCGTGAATCCGACTTAAAGCTGGGTCTTGAGTGCTTAGTGAAAGGGATTGATAGCACCCCGTCAGGGAGTGAAGTTACTCGCTACATCATTAGCCTAATGGCATTAGAGCGCAAGCTAACAGGCCGCAACGATGCAATGTCACAACTTGGTGACCGTATCCAAATGGCTCAGCGTCAAACGGAACATTTTGAATTGCTGGACGATCAAATGATCAGCAACCTAGCAAGCATTTACTTGGATGTTGTTAGCCCTATCGGCCCTCGCATTCAAGTTACCGGTACCCCATCCGTGCTGCAACAAACCTCTAACCAACACAAAGTTCGCGCGTTGTTGTTATCAGGTATTCGTAGTGCAGTACTCTGGCGTCAAGTTGGCGGTAAACGTCGCCACTTAATCTTTGGACGCAAAAAGATGGTCGAGCAAGCACAAATTCTTCTTGCTCGTATGTAA
- the mnmA gene encoding tRNA 2-thiouridine(34) synthase MnmA codes for MSDNSQKKVIVGMSGGVDSSVSAYLLKQQGYQVEGLFMKNWEEDDNEEYCTAAEDLADAQAVCDKLGIHLHTINFAAEYWDNVFEYFLAEYKAGRTPNPDILCNKEIKFKAFLEFADEVLDADYIAMGHYVRRSFPENALPGEEQEKPQMLRGLDGNKDQSYFLYTLSNEQIARSLFPVGDLEKPEVRRIAEEQDLITAKKKDSTGICFIGERKFTEFLGKYLPAQPGNIETPEGEVIGQHQGLMYHTLGQRKGLHIGGRKGGGGNEDPWFVGEKDLKRNVLIAVQGKDHPMLKSEGLLASQLHWVDREPIRDVMKCTVKTRYRQEDIPCTIIPIDDENIKVIFDEPQIAVTPGQSAVFYKDDVCLGGGIIEQRIKYSQA; via the coding sequence ATGTCTGATAACAGCCAAAAGAAAGTCATCGTCGGTATGTCCGGCGGCGTTGATTCATCTGTTTCTGCGTATCTTCTAAAGCAACAAGGCTACCAAGTAGAAGGCCTGTTCATGAAGAACTGGGAAGAAGATGACAACGAAGAATATTGTACAGCAGCAGAAGATCTTGCTGATGCTCAAGCAGTATGTGACAAGCTGGGCATTCACCTACACACCATCAACTTTGCTGCTGAGTACTGGGATAACGTATTTGAGTACTTCTTAGCTGAATACAAAGCTGGTCGTACACCAAACCCAGACATTCTTTGTAACAAAGAAATCAAGTTCAAAGCATTCCTAGAATTCGCTGATGAAGTGCTTGATGCAGATTACATTGCAATGGGTCACTACGTACGTCGTTCATTCCCAGAGAACGCTTTACCTGGTGAAGAACAGGAGAAACCACAGATGCTACGTGGTCTAGATGGCAACAAAGATCAAAGCTACTTCCTGTACACATTAAGCAACGAGCAAATTGCTCGTAGCCTATTCCCTGTTGGTGACCTAGAGAAGCCAGAAGTACGCCGCATTGCGGAAGAGCAAGATCTAATCACCGCGAAGAAGAAAGACTCGACGGGTATTTGTTTCATCGGTGAGCGCAAGTTCACTGAGTTCCTCGGTAAATACCTACCTGCGCAACCTGGTAACATTGAAACACCAGAAGGCGAAGTGATTGGTCAACACCAAGGCCTGATGTACCACACGCTTGGTCAGCGTAAAGGTCTTCACATCGGTGGACGTAAAGGCGGCGGCGGTAACGAAGACCCATGGTTCGTTGGCGAGAAAGATCTAAAGCGTAATGTTTTGATTGCGGTACAAGGTAAAGACCACCCGATGCTAAAATCAGAAGGTCTACTTGCATCACAACTTCACTGGGTAGATCGTGAGCCAATTCGCGATGTTATGAAGTGCACAGTGAAAACACGTTACCGTCAGGAAGATATTCCTTGTACAATCATCCCTATCGATGATGAGAACATTAAGGTGATCTTTGACGAACCACAAATTGCCGTGACTCCAGGTCAATCGGCCGTGTTCTACAAAGATGACGTGTGCCTAGGTGGCGGCATCATCGAGCAACGCATTAAATATTCTCAAGCTTAG
- a CDS encoding H-NS family nucleoid-associated regulatory protein: MSELTKTLLNIRSLRAFSRELTLEQLEEALDKLTIVVEERKEAEEADRAALAEQEAKLAAIAEQIAQDGIDVEALISALSGETKTKAKAKRAPRPAKYKYTDTNGEEKTWTGQGRTPSSIQEQLDAGKSLDDFLI; the protein is encoded by the coding sequence ATGTCAGAGCTGACTAAAACACTTCTAAATATCCGTAGCCTTCGTGCATTCTCTCGTGAGCTGACTCTAGAACAATTGGAAGAAGCTCTAGATAAATTAACTATCGTTGTTGAAGAGCGTAAAGAAGCTGAAGAAGCTGACCGCGCAGCACTTGCTGAGCAAGAAGCAAAACTTGCAGCTATCGCTGAGCAAATCGCTCAAGACGGTATCGACGTTGAAGCACTAATCAGTGCACTATCTGGCGAAACGAAGACTAAAGCGAAAGCTAAACGCGCTCCTCGTCCAGCTAAGTACAAGTACACTGACACTAACGGCGAAGAAAAAACTTGGACGGGTCAAGGTCGTACACCTTCATCAATCCAAGAGCAACTTGATGCAGGTAAATCTCTAGACGATTTCCTAATCTAA
- the tet(35) gene encoding tetracycline efflux Na+/H+ antiporter family transporter Tet(35): MNLIDFAHSPVSLLPPIVALTLAILTRRVLVSLGVGIVLGAILLNDWSIGNTIGYVSSQVSSVFIEDGGLNTWNMSIVGFLILLGMTTALLTLSGGTRAFAEWAQTRVKSKRGSKLLAAFLGVFIFVDDYFNSLAVGAISRPVTDRFYVSRAKLAYILDSTAAPMCVIMPASSWGAYIITIIGGILVSHGITEYSALGAYVRLIPMNFYAVFALLMVFAVAWFGLDIGKMREHEIAASQGRGFEKDKENDTQEAHELNEELDIRESEKGKVSDLVLPIVTLIIATIASMLYTGGQALAADGKEFALLGAFENTDVGTSLVYGSLLGLAVALFTVLKQGIPMAEIGRTLWIGAKSMFGAILILVFAWTIGSVIGDMKTGSYLSTMAQGNINPHWLPVILFLLSGLMAFSTGTSWGTFGIMLPIAGDMAGATDVALMLPMLSAVLAGAVFGDHCSPISDTTILSSTGARCNHIDHVSTQLPYALSVALVSCVGFIALGMTASIVFSFIAASITFVIVCAILSWLSKSKMASCQNA; the protein is encoded by the coding sequence ATGAATTTAATAGATTTTGCACATTCTCCTGTTTCGTTACTACCGCCGATTGTCGCTTTGACACTGGCGATTTTGACTCGACGCGTATTAGTTTCTCTTGGTGTAGGTATCGTACTTGGTGCGATTCTGCTTAATGATTGGTCTATCGGTAACACGATAGGTTATGTGAGTTCTCAAGTTTCTTCTGTCTTTATTGAAGACGGCGGTCTTAACACTTGGAACATGAGTATTGTCGGTTTCCTAATTCTTTTAGGTATGACAACGGCGTTATTGACGCTATCTGGCGGTACTCGCGCTTTTGCTGAATGGGCGCAAACACGAGTTAAAAGTAAACGTGGCTCTAAACTTCTTGCTGCCTTCTTAGGCGTCTTCATTTTTGTCGACGATTACTTTAACAGTCTTGCTGTTGGTGCGATTTCTCGTCCAGTAACAGACCGTTTCTATGTGTCTCGCGCTAAACTGGCGTACATTCTAGACTCCACCGCAGCTCCTATGTGTGTGATTATGCCTGCTTCAAGCTGGGGTGCTTACATCATTACGATCATCGGCGGTATCTTGGTGTCACACGGCATCACTGAATACTCAGCACTCGGTGCGTATGTTCGTCTTATTCCAATGAACTTCTATGCTGTATTTGCTCTACTTATGGTATTTGCAGTAGCGTGGTTCGGTCTTGATATCGGTAAAATGCGTGAGCACGAAATTGCCGCCTCTCAGGGCCGTGGTTTTGAAAAAGACAAAGAAAACGACACGCAAGAAGCACATGAACTAAACGAAGAGCTAGATATTCGTGAAAGCGAGAAGGGTAAAGTTTCTGACCTAGTTCTCCCTATCGTTACGCTTATCATTGCTACGATCGCTTCTATGCTTTACACAGGTGGGCAGGCCCTAGCCGCTGACGGTAAAGAGTTTGCGCTCCTCGGTGCGTTCGAGAACACTGATGTAGGTACTTCTTTAGTTTACGGTAGCTTGCTGGGCCTTGCGGTTGCACTATTTACTGTACTTAAGCAAGGCATCCCAATGGCGGAAATTGGCCGCACACTTTGGATTGGTGCGAAGTCAATGTTTGGTGCGATCCTTATCCTTGTGTTTGCTTGGACTATCGGCTCTGTTATCGGTGACATGAAGACGGGTTCTTACCTATCGACTATGGCTCAGGGCAACATTAATCCGCATTGGCTACCAGTCATCCTATTCTTGCTATCTGGCCTAATGGCGTTCTCGACAGGTACGTCGTGGGGCACGTTTGGCATCATGCTCCCTATCGCGGGCGACATGGCAGGTGCAACAGACGTAGCGCTTATGCTGCCAATGTTGAGTGCAGTACTGGCAGGTGCGGTATTCGGTGACCACTGTTCACCAATCTCTGATACGACAATTCTGTCGTCGACAGGCGCCCGTTGTAATCACATTGATCACGTATCGACTCAGTTGCCTTATGCATTATCAGTCGCGCTTGTTTCATGCGTGGGCTTTATCGCTCTTGGTATGACCGCGTCTATCGTATTCTCTTTCATTGCTGCGTCGATTACTTTTGTTATCGTTTGCGCAATTTTGTCATGGCTTTCTAAGTCAAAAATGGCATCGTGTCAGAACGCTTAA
- a CDS encoding chalcone isomerase family protein, whose protein sequence is MKSLKRNWKQNLTNSLLMTALLFVMPSQAQMITGTSALPMWQQWQTVGEAQLTWFVFDVYKSTLKAPDGQYLVSNDISPHPFALEINYQRDISKQQLLDVTDEQWQKLGFTQAYRQAWISEFDTMFPNIKKGDELTYLTDGKTGQLIYRQAGSKPYQIVGYVKDEGLNDAFLSIWLSPKTEFPKLRKQLIGQVR, encoded by the coding sequence ATGAAAAGCTTGAAGAGAAATTGGAAACAGAACCTGACTAACAGTTTGTTGATGACGGCTTTACTTTTTGTGATGCCTTCACAAGCTCAGATGATTACAGGAACAAGCGCTTTACCGATGTGGCAGCAGTGGCAAACGGTTGGAGAAGCACAACTTACTTGGTTCGTTTTTGATGTTTATAAGTCAACCTTAAAAGCACCAGACGGACAGTATCTCGTTTCTAATGACATTTCTCCTCACCCATTTGCGCTCGAAATTAATTATCAAAGAGACATTAGCAAGCAGCAACTTCTTGATGTGACGGATGAACAATGGCAAAAGCTTGGTTTCACGCAAGCTTACCGTCAGGCTTGGATCTCTGAATTTGACACCATGTTCCCTAACATCAAAAAAGGCGATGAGCTTACCTACCTCACTGATGGAAAAACAGGGCAACTTATCTATCGACAAGCGGGCAGCAAGCCTTATCAGATAGTTGGTTATGTTAAGGATGAGGGACTTAATGATGCGTTTCTTTCCATTTGGTTATCACCAAAAACTGAATTTCCTAAACTTCGTAAACAACTTATTGGGCAGGTAAGGTAG